The region GCGGGAGACACGTTCTAGTGGCCGGTGCTGGTGGCTGTCTTGGACGATTGCGTTGGCAGTTCCGACCCTCCGACCGACGGGCTTTCTCGGATTGCGCACCGGTTCAATCGTCGTCGTAGCGCCCGTTCAAAAGGAAGTGTCTCAATAACACGCGTCATGCTGAGCCCGTCGAAGCATGACTGCTGATACCGCTAAGGTGGCAGTTAGGCCTGCTGATCCCTTCGCACCCCACCGCTGGAGCAGTGGAGGCATGGGGAATCCGCTACCACCCCAGCCGGCTGAGTAACTCCCGCGCCTGCCCTTCGTTCTCCGCCCGTGTGATCGTGAACAGCCCCTCGGGGCCTATCGCATCCACGAGCGGCAGCAGGTCCTCTGGAGCCACCTCCACGGCCTGCACGCACTTGCCTGCATCCCGAATACGCCGGTAGAGATCGTACCACTGTGGGTCTCCGCCACGCGGCAATCCCGCCTGGGGTGTCCACTCGATTGCGTGAATGGACTTTATGGCGAGCAGCGCATCGAGATGAGGCAGCGCCTGGGTCCCGTCCAGATGATACAGCACGAAGTCCATCTTGCGGCACTGCTCGTCCAGCGCAGGCACCACGAACTCACGGAACATCGCCGGGCTGATCATGCAAGAGAAGTCGCACTGCACTTTCACGGTCTTGCCGGGGCCCCAGAGTTGGAACGCGGTGAAGGCACTCCCACCCCACGGGTCTCGCACCCGCTCCAACAGTCGGTCGTAGGCTTCGAAGTAGGCTACGTTGATTTCCGTCAGACGCTCCTTCACCCACTCAGGCCGCTCGAGCAGGTCCATCAGTGTGTTGTCTGCACCCCGTAGCTGTGCGAGCGTGTCTATGTTCTCGATCAGATCAGGGAAGCCTAAAAGGTACCTACCATCTGCGTGCTCAGCTGCTTTGTCCAGCACCTCGAGATGCAGCTTCCACCATCGGTTGTCAGGGTCGAAGCGCAAGGGCGGGTGACTCTCGGGGTCGGCGATGCATGGCTCATACCAGACCGTGTTCTCCGCCACGTGTCCCTCCGCGCCCAGAAACAGCCCGAGACTGCCCGGCCCCCCGACGTCCCCATCGAACAGCGGGAAGGCCACGCCGCCGAAGAAGGTCCGGGACATTCGATACAGCTCCCGCTGCAGTCTAAGGTCTGGATCCAGCCATAGGTCCTGCTCTGGCGCGTCAGACGGTGGATGCACGTCCTCCCACGGCTCGTCCTTGGGTGCGGTGATGTGCACGGCCAGGCCCTTGCCCGCCCACCAATCCGTGAGAGCCTGCCGCGCCTTCGGCCAATCGTCCTTCCAGAGCCGCGACTCGCTCACGGCGTGAGGCCGTACTCCTCGGGCACATAGTTCACGTGGCTCATCTCGCCGAGCATCTCCCGGATGAAGGCGTCCTCGTCCTCCGGGATGACCTCTGCCTCTCTCGACATCCGGTCGAGCCAGCGTGCTTCGGTCTCGGTTATGCGAAGATGTCCCGCCGACCAGGCGTTCCGTATCTCCTCCAGCGCGACCAATGCTGCCCGCCGAGTCTGCAGAAAGTGCGTCGGCTCCTTGACGATGTGCTGCGAGATACGGAGTACGACATCCGGCCGTAGCACGTAGGCCTGCGGATCCAGGGCGGAATCCGAGTCGGAGAGCCAATCCCGCAGTCGTACGGCGTCCTCGTGCGAGCGCTTGGAGGCGGAGTTCAGCAGTCTGCAGTCGTAGATGAGCTGCTCCACCGAGACCGTCGGCGCGTAGTCGCTCAGCAGCCGCACGTTCTGCACGCTCTCGTTAGACCAGCAGTCGCACACGGCTTGCGCGATGTTGCCCATGGTGCTAAGGTGCGCACATGCGGCACTTCGACCCTCCATGGAGATCGGCACCCCGGCGATTGCCTTCATGTAGGGGCCCTCGTATGCGCAGTCCTTGCTCGGGCCCACCGCGCCGCGCTCGTAGGCGACAAGACTTCTCGGCACCGCCGCGACACGCGCCACGGCAGCAAACACTCGCGGGATCATCTTCTGCTCCGCCAGAGCCATCGCAGTGTTCGCGAATCCACACGCCGTGTCGCCCGAGGGGATGACACCGTTTTCCTTGCACACGCCTACGATGCGGTCCCACAGGAACTCCATGTCCCTACACGCCAACACCCCTAGCGCGAATACCAGCGCCCGCAGGTCGCCCGTCATGAGCGCTTCGTCGGAGATCTCCTTGCCGCCAGTAGATTCGATGGCTAGCAG is a window of Fimbriimonadia bacterium DNA encoding:
- a CDS encoding methanol--corrinoid methyltransferase, producing MPPEATWKDGTLAIASLNDFIFGRAPKPVTCGRGVEIGTGTVIPEVNFTLPPIDIGEATWPEIRDQYSDMIRRVCERAVALEAPALLVEFETLPPMTMRPAWGADVTRILADTLQEYHDRHGQKNALRLTPNDNRDMERPTRMKTSQYWEGMMGLFSQAAGAGADLLAIESTGGKEISDEALMTGDLRALVFALGVLACRDMEFLWDRIVGVCKENGVIPSGDTACGFANTAMALAEQKMIPRVFAAVARVAAVPRSLVAYERGAVGPSKDCAYEGPYMKAIAGVPISMEGRSAACAHLSTMGNIAQAVCDCWSNESVQNVRLLSDYAPTVSVEQLIYDCRLLNSASKRSHEDAVRLRDWLSDSDSALDPQAYVLRPDVVLRISQHIVKEPTHFLQTRRAALVALEEIRNAWSAGHLRITETEARWLDRMSREAEVIPEDEDAFIREMLGEMSHVNYVPEEYGLTP